From Juglans regia cultivar Chandler chromosome 6, Walnut 2.0, whole genome shotgun sequence, the proteins below share one genomic window:
- the LOC109006193 gene encoding Golgi to ER traffic protein 4 homolog, which produces MSRERPKRGVLPPAQENIEKFQKVVEGGDYYGAQQMYKSISARYVSAQRYSEASDILQSGACIQLKHGQITCGAELAVLFVETLVKGKIPYDDETLDRVRKIYKTFPQIPLPRHLPDDDEMQQISEALGAAKTRVEGCSSFLKAAIKWSVEFGAHKNGSPELHVMLAEYIYSESPEVDMARVSYHFVRGNNPKNFASILVNFTEKCYPGEDDLAIARATLMYVASGNLRDANYLMDEIKKEVASKQLDFNQSDLIQFIIFLLQTLQRDALPLFNMLRASYKTSIEREPAFNELLDEIAEKFYGVRRRNPLQGVFGDIFKMMGGE; this is translated from the exons ATGTCGCGCGAGAGACCCAAGAGAGGCGTACTACCTCCGGCTCAAGAG AATATCGAGAAATTTCAGAAAGTTGTAGAAGGGGGTGATTATTATGGAGCTCAACAAATGTACAAATCAATTAGTGCAAG ATATGTGTCCGCTCAGAGGTATTCTGAAGCATCAGATATTCTCCAATCCGGTGCATGCATCCAGTTGAAACATGGGCAG ATTACTTGTGGGGCGGAGCTTGCTGTGTTGTTTGTGGAAACTCTTGTGAAAGGGAAAATTCCTTATGACGATGAAACTCTTG ATCGTGTCAGGAAAATATACAAGACGTTTCCTCAGATTCCTCTGCCACGTCACTTACCAGATGACGATGAAATGCAGCAAATTTCTGAAGCTCTTGGGGCAGCAAAAACACGTGTAGAGGGCTGCTCATCATTCTTAAAAGCTGCAATAAA GTGGTCTGTGGAGTTTGGAGCACATAAGAATGGATCTCCTGAACTACATGTTATGCTAGCTGAGTATATATATTCTGAATCTCCTGAAGTG GACATGGCTAGAGTATCATATCATTTTGTTAGAGGAAACAATCCAAAGAATTTTGCATCTATTCTTGTCAATTTCACAGAAAAG TGTTATCCAGGTGAAGATGATTTAGCCATTGCTCGAGCAACTTTAAT GTATGTAGCTTCGGGCAATCTGAGAGATGCTAACTATCTCATGGATGAGATAAAGAAAGAAGTGGCTTCTAAGCAGCTTGACTTTAACCAATCAGATTTGATCCAGTTCATCATATTTCTTTTGCAAAc ATTGCAGAGAGATGCTTTGCCTCTTTTTAATATGTTGAGAGCAAGTTACAAGACAAGTATAGAAAGGGAACCTGCCTTTAATGAG TTGCTAGATGAAATTGCAGAGAAATTCTATGGAGTGCGACGTAGAAATCCCCTACAAGGGGTGTTTGGGGATATTTTCAAG